One window of Flavobacteriales bacterium genomic DNA carries:
- a CDS encoding M23 family metallopeptidase: MAEPHRSDSQRRKARRKQLMRKLRSKYRAVLINESTYEERFSLRLSRINVILLAIVLFIVNALFVSALIVFTPLKEFIPGYSNQKVKVNAYRAMATADSLDRAMAIRDAYIDNLRNVLSGKLPADSITLTVPTVKAPAAAELQPSVADSLLREKIRAEEAYSVHATGNAATLDRLGLPGLLFFPPLRGVVTSTFNAGEGHYGIDIVTKADEAVKACLDGTVILASWTSDAGYVIQIQHTLDLVSVYKHNAVLLKKLGDHVKAGEAIAIVGNSGEYTTGPHLHFELWSGGKAVDPQTYIGFQ; the protein is encoded by the coding sequence ATGGCCGAGCCCCACCGATCCGACAGCCAGCGGCGCAAGGCCCGCCGGAAGCAGCTCATGCGCAAGCTGCGCAGTAAGTACCGCGCGGTGCTCATCAACGAGTCCACCTATGAGGAGCGCTTCAGCTTGCGGCTGTCCCGGATCAATGTGATCCTGTTGGCGATCGTGCTCTTCATCGTGAACGCCCTGTTCGTCTCCGCGCTCATTGTTTTCACGCCCTTGAAGGAGTTCATTCCCGGATACTCCAACCAAAAGGTGAAGGTGAACGCCTACCGGGCCATGGCCACCGCCGATTCCCTGGACCGCGCCATGGCCATCCGCGACGCCTACATCGACAACCTGCGCAACGTATTGAGCGGAAAACTGCCCGCGGACAGCATCACCCTCACCGTTCCCACTGTGAAGGCCCCCGCAGCCGCCGAACTTCAACCTTCTGTTGCCGACAGCCTGCTGCGCGAGAAGATCCGGGCCGAGGAGGCTTACAGCGTGCATGCCACCGGGAACGCAGCGACACTGGACCGCTTGGGCCTGCCCGGCCTGCTGTTCTTCCCGCCCTTGCGCGGGGTGGTCACCAGCACCTTCAACGCCGGTGAAGGGCACTACGGCATCGACATCGTCACCAAGGCGGACGAGGCCGTGAAGGCCTGTTTGGACGGGACTGTGATCCTCGCCAGTTGGACCAGCGACGCCGGCTACGTGATCCAGATCCAGCACACCCTCGACTTGGTGAGCGTGTACAAGCATAACGCCGTGCTGCTGAAGAAGCTGGGCGACCATGTGAAGGCGGGCGAGGCCATTGCGATCGTGGGCAACAGCGGCGAGTACACCACCGGCCCGCACCTGCATTTCGAGCTTTGGTCCGGGGGCAAGGCCGTGGACCCGCAGACCTATATCGGCTTCCAATAA
- a CDS encoding Ig-like domain-containing protein, producing the protein MTKSAWAVLSVALLAACAQVKEPQGGPKDTEPPHLLSAEPADGSIRFSGKRIVLHFDERVKLDRVRERLLVSPPLAKAPDVMVSGSKDVAITLNAPLAANTTYTFNIGEAVQDLSEGNPAAGLSFVVSTGDHVDSLSVKGRVLDAFSGLPAPDVLVLLHDVNDTGDVRTAPPAYFTRTAADGSFLLAHLRGGPMQLNAVLDRNANYRFDLPNEQVAFLDSVIDPRDSTEQELFLFQPVSASQFVTSAKVLDDRGWQMVLARRAGELTLSSIDREGGELTWWPEWNSGRDTVIFWPSDTNLLRGQRFITTEDGMVLDTLSYRTPTTMPFNLVVTAGRDPVTGALRLLSTRPVAAVDTAHAELRMDSVLIPFVPILDTMERRIIGLDFKLPSGRSASLDLYPKAVRGVMGGTNDTTKLRFGAVDPRTLGKLKVKLSADNGTAVPGPLVLQLLTAQGRIIREVVLDSLSGQVAWSDLQPGSYGLKLIEDGDGNGRWTTGSFIEGRQPERVFLLTDPVVLRAGWVVETNWEVKNHP; encoded by the coding sequence ATGACCAAAAGTGCGTGGGCCGTTCTATCGGTCGCATTGCTTGCGGCATGTGCGCAGGTGAAGGAGCCCCAAGGCGGCCCCAAGGACACGGAGCCGCCCCATTTGCTATCCGCGGAGCCAGCGGACGGAAGCATCCGGTTCTCCGGTAAACGCATCGTGCTGCACTTCGATGAACGTGTGAAACTGGACCGCGTCCGTGAGCGGCTGCTGGTATCACCCCCCTTGGCCAAAGCACCGGACGTGATGGTGAGCGGAAGCAAGGATGTGGCGATCACCTTGAACGCACCTTTGGCGGCGAACACCACCTATACCTTCAATATCGGCGAGGCGGTACAGGACCTCAGCGAGGGCAATCCGGCGGCGGGCCTGTCGTTCGTGGTCTCCACGGGAGACCATGTGGACAGCCTCTCCGTGAAAGGCCGCGTGCTGGACGCTTTCAGCGGACTGCCCGCGCCGGACGTGCTTGTACTGCTGCACGATGTGAATGATACGGGCGACGTGCGGACGGCGCCACCGGCCTATTTCACCCGCACGGCCGCGGACGGCAGCTTTCTATTGGCCCACTTGCGCGGTGGCCCTATGCAGTTGAACGCTGTGCTTGACCGCAACGCCAACTACCGCTTTGATCTTCCGAACGAGCAGGTCGCGTTCCTGGACAGCGTGATCGATCCCCGGGACTCGACGGAGCAGGAGCTATTCCTCTTTCAGCCGGTGTCCGCCAGCCAGTTCGTGACCAGTGCGAAGGTGCTGGACGACCGCGGATGGCAGATGGTACTGGCCCGCCGTGCAGGTGAACTGACGCTGAGTTCCATCGACCGCGAAGGCGGAGAGTTGACGTGGTGGCCGGAATGGAACTCGGGACGGGACACGGTGATCTTCTGGCCGTCGGACACCAACTTGCTCAGGGGACAGCGCTTCATTACCACCGAGGATGGTATGGTGCTGGACACACTGAGCTACCGGACCCCCACCACCATGCCGTTCAACCTGGTCGTTACCGCTGGCCGTGATCCGGTAACAGGTGCTCTGCGGCTTTTGAGCACCCGCCCGGTGGCGGCGGTGGATACCGCCCATGCTGAGCTGCGGATGGACAGCGTGCTGATACCTTTTGTGCCGATCTTGGACACGATGGAGCGGCGCATTATCGGGCTGGACTTCAAGCTTCCCAGCGGGAGATCCGCGTCGTTGGATCTGTACCCCAAGGCGGTCCGGGGTGTGATGGGTGGCACCAACGACACCACGAAGCTCCGTTTCGGCGCGGTCGATCCCCGGACCTTGGGAAAACTGAAGGTGAAGTTGTCGGCGGACAACGGAACGGCCGTTCCCGGTCCTCTGGTGCTTCAGCTACTCACCGCCCAAGGCCGCATCATCCGAGAGGTGGTGCTGGATTCTTTATCAGGCCAAGTGGCATGGTCCGATCTACAGCCGGGCAGCTACGGTCTGAAGCTGATCGAGGACGGCGACGGCAACGGAAGATGGACCACGGGCTCATTCATTGAGGGCCGACAACCGGAGCGTGTTTTCCTGCTGACGGACCCGGTGGTGCTACGGGCAGGTTGGGTGGTGGAGACGAATTGGGAGGTGAAAAACCATCCCTGA
- a CDS encoding GAF domain-containing protein, whose protein sequence is MAEQLVIPHTTDRASLYRALFPQVKALLANERDPVAAMANFCAAVQQVFQWHWAGFYRVMDGQLVVGPFQGPIACSPIAHGKGVCGTAWAEGRIITVPDVEAFPGHIVCSSESRSEIVLPLRGRSGDVSAVFDVDSAALNDFGPEDERGLAELCSLIEPLLP, encoded by the coding sequence ATGGCCGAGCAACTGGTGATCCCCCATACCACGGACCGCGCGTCCTTATACAGGGCACTTTTCCCGCAGGTGAAGGCGTTGTTGGCCAACGAGCGAGATCCGGTGGCCGCCATGGCGAATTTCTGTGCCGCCGTCCAGCAGGTCTTTCAATGGCATTGGGCCGGTTTTTATCGCGTGATGGATGGGCAACTGGTGGTAGGCCCCTTCCAAGGCCCGATCGCCTGCAGCCCCATTGCCCATGGAAAGGGCGTTTGTGGCACGGCCTGGGCGGAGGGCCGCATCATCACGGTGCCGGATGTTGAGGCGTTCCCGGGCCACATCGTGTGCAGTTCCGAGAGCCGTAGTGAGATCGTGCTGCCGTTGCGCGGCCGTAGCGGCGATGTGTCCGCCGTGTTCGATGTGGACAGTGCCGCGCTGAACGACTTCGGCCCGGAGGATGAACGCGGACTGGCCGAGTTGTGCAGCTTGATCGAGCCCCTGCTCCCATGA
- a CDS encoding GH3 auxin-responsive promoter family protein, protein MSLKGFAAKLLAQRSVARAMRTAKNPVAAQQAELRKLIAEGKNTAFGKEHGLEQVKDHATLVKTVPLRDYEALRPWIERIVKGERDVLWPGLPLYLCKTSGTTSGAKYIPITEESLPNHIDSARNALFAYIARSGNTAFVDGKMIFLQGSPVLDRKGKVPSGRLSGIVANHVPSYLLKNRMPSFATNSIPDWETKVDAIVGETMSKDMRLISGIPAWVQMYFERLLARTGKATVKEVFPNFSLFVYGGVNYEPYRSRMEALIGGTVDRVETFPASEGFIAYQDQDPGKGLLLVLDNGIYFEFIPTSELGKPDVCRLSIGEVELGVNYALVLHTNAGLWGYEIGDTVKFVSLKPPRIIVTGRTKHFTSAFGEHVIAEEVEGALQEAVASHPCEVAEFTVAPQLLPQEGLPFHEWHIEFAAPPKDMAGFAHTMDEALQRRNPYYKDLITGHVLRPLVIVPVARGGFATWMKARGMNDAQSKVPRLANDRKYVEALGV, encoded by the coding sequence ATGTCGCTGAAGGGCTTTGCCGCGAAACTTCTGGCACAGCGTTCTGTTGCACGCGCGATGCGCACCGCCAAGAACCCTGTGGCCGCGCAACAGGCCGAGCTGAGGAAACTGATCGCCGAAGGAAAGAACACCGCTTTCGGAAAGGAGCATGGGCTGGAGCAGGTGAAGGACCACGCAACATTGGTCAAGACCGTTCCACTTCGCGATTATGAGGCTTTGCGCCCGTGGATCGAGCGCATCGTGAAAGGCGAACGCGACGTGCTCTGGCCCGGGCTTCCGCTCTACCTGTGCAAGACAAGCGGCACTACTAGCGGCGCGAAGTACATCCCGATCACCGAGGAGAGCCTGCCCAACCACATCGATAGTGCGCGCAACGCGCTCTTCGCATACATCGCACGCAGCGGCAACACGGCTTTCGTGGACGGCAAGATGATCTTTCTGCAAGGCAGCCCCGTGCTGGACCGCAAAGGCAAGGTGCCCAGCGGCAGGCTCAGCGGCATCGTGGCCAACCATGTGCCTTCCTACCTGCTGAAAAACCGCATGCCCAGCTTCGCCACCAACAGTATCCCCGACTGGGAAACGAAAGTGGACGCGATCGTTGGCGAAACAATGTCCAAGGACATGCGCCTGATCAGCGGGATCCCGGCATGGGTGCAGATGTACTTCGAGCGCCTGCTGGCCCGCACTGGCAAGGCCACCGTGAAGGAGGTCTTCCCAAATTTCTCGCTCTTCGTGTACGGTGGCGTGAACTACGAGCCCTACCGCAGCCGTATGGAAGCATTGATCGGTGGAACAGTGGACCGCGTGGAGACCTTTCCCGCTAGCGAAGGCTTCATCGCGTACCAGGATCAAGACCCCGGCAAAGGCCTGCTGCTCGTGCTGGACAACGGCATCTATTTCGAGTTCATTCCCACCAGCGAGCTTGGTAAACCCGACGTTTGCCGCTTGTCCATCGGCGAAGTGGAATTAGGCGTGAACTATGCGCTGGTACTGCACACCAATGCGGGCCTCTGGGGCTACGAGATCGGCGACACCGTGAAGTTCGTCTCGCTGAAGCCGCCACGCATCATCGTCACTGGGCGCACGAAGCATTTCACCAGTGCCTTCGGGGAGCATGTGATCGCAGAGGAGGTGGAAGGCGCATTGCAGGAAGCCGTGGCTTCACACCCTTGTGAAGTGGCCGAGTTCACCGTAGCCCCACAGCTATTACCGCAAGAAGGTCTGCCGTTCCATGAATGGCATATTGAATTCGCCGCTCCACCGAAGGACATGGCGGGATTCGCGCATACGATGGACGAGGCGCTGCAACGGCGCAATCCCTACTACAAGGACCTCATCACCGGCCATGTATTGCGGCCTTTGGTGATCGTGCCGGTAGCGCGCGGTGGTTTTGCCACCTGGATGAAAGCACGCGGCATGAACGATGCGCAGAGCAAGGTGCCGCGCTTGGCGAACGACCGGAAGTACGTGGAAGCACTGGGTGTGTAG
- a CDS encoding T9SS type B sorting domain-containing protein: MRPLLSVLLLLVATVASAQAEQLDTRGREFWLGFMQNASGTQQLSVKIASAQATSGTVSVPLAGWSTPFTVAANGVTSVTVPNIYEVTGSETVLDRGVHITSVAPVTVTAVNYQNQTTDATQVMPVNGLGTSYRVDALPGTSTAFPNGTYIFRSELLIVATQDGTSVNITPTTTTTAGHAPNVPFTVNLDAGQTYQVQALNGLADLTGTLVEGTATSGPCRPFAVFGGSMCAVVNCAACDHANEQMTPVNTWGTAFHTVPLGNLTAWGYRILASEDNTLVTVDGGVPINLNAGGSHQVLNTVQPVCINGDKPISVTQMMQGQTCAGIGDPSLLMLMPDDRMSTSVQWTTLFSTQSVIGHFVSVVTPTGAVSQLMLDGSPVSAAMFSTYPACAGISYAKIFITAGTHRLSSATGFLAYAYGLASGESYMYGLSNNMVVPSTQDSVICSSGPITLASPIVLANAQWTTASDPSTVLTTGNSYTFTPDHNDVYRVDGELSPSGCPKHFEFQVGLPVQPQLNLAVNGAATTSVCQFTSVQLSTGSILDAQWFDLSWSPSAQISDPNIPDPVAYPSADTWYKLQVSSPVGCGSAVDSVFVTVEPSTIFSLRTTVSDDTICSGNGTVLHAEVERVLFADAFEGGLAPWWENMTGASASAACGSVSGTALYFNGAGSRQATSPPMDLSHGGMAHFALKIASGSAPCDDADPGEDVVLEYSTNGTTWTVLATFIENAYPSLTQMDVAVPALGAIAVSTRLRWRQLANSGAGQDNWCMDNMLITRYEDPVEPLTWTPSATLSSGNSVSPTAHPTSDVWYKAEVSNASGCTYVDSVRVTVAPAFSILPISDTTRCGVAGTQLQAQTTSGSGISWSWAPATGLNSASVANPVATPATTTNYTVSATSSLGCTDTEDVMVGVSGLTSTTATATELTLCHGEQVGLSTNIVSTAPYSISWSPAGIVQDPIAANTTATPNDTTTFICTVTDTQTGCAQSTQVTVNVNPAYSVELTHDTTVCSALGMQLHIAHNLTAPYQINWSPTGHLNADNIAAPTILLDTTTTYVVTLTDQNGCSIVDSTTITVAFDNLIEPANVSACAGQSLVLNAGFPGSTYDWNTNETTQTISVTQAGQYTATITDTHACQAIMTVFVSFDPLPVVDLGPDVALCGVTEHVLDAGNAGNSVVWNTGATTGQITVNATGTYSATVTTPAGCQAVDAMHISLDPDPVDMLQDVTSCELTPPTLSAGNPGSTYLWSTAETSAGIVPLTSGTYSVTVTTPQNCSAEFDAVVVLMPRVSVDLGPDLERCAGEQAALDAGPAPVHYLWNTGDTTSVLIVDASGTYILNATNGYCTDSDTAVVTFNPAPVDNLTDQTACIGQTTTFDAGNPGATYAWSSGQTAQVITVSAHGQYAVTITGANGCEASYDADATFVSPPVVELGTDSVLCSGEWLLLDAGNPGQTYLWSNGATSRTIPVGTTGTYSVDVSNGYCSTSDEIHVIFNPIPDRLSTHQYFTCLDEDPHYVDIDAGNPGSIFLWNDGQTTPLVHANGYGWRSVTITNAFGCSLTDSAMVNEFCRPTIFIPNTFTPNGDGRNDVWLPVGNNIGEYEMYVFDRWGGVVFHSTDVNTGWDGTINGQQVPNEVYAFRVIYRLIENTDGHLGFEQSRLGHVQVLR; this comes from the coding sequence ATGCGTCCACTGCTCAGTGTCCTCTTGCTGCTTGTTGCGACTGTCGCCTCGGCGCAGGCGGAACAATTGGACACACGCGGCCGCGAGTTCTGGTTGGGCTTTATGCAGAATGCCTCCGGCACGCAGCAGCTCTCGGTGAAGATCGCCTCGGCACAGGCCACCTCGGGCACGGTGAGCGTTCCCCTGGCTGGCTGGAGCACGCCCTTCACGGTTGCAGCGAACGGCGTGACCTCAGTGACCGTTCCCAACATCTATGAGGTCACCGGGTCGGAGACCGTACTGGACCGCGGTGTGCATATCACCTCGGTGGCCCCCGTCACAGTGACAGCCGTCAACTATCAGAACCAGACCACCGATGCGACACAGGTAATGCCCGTGAACGGTCTGGGCACTTCCTATCGGGTGGATGCCTTGCCAGGCACCTCCACGGCATTTCCTAACGGCACCTATATCTTCCGTAGTGAGCTGCTTATCGTGGCCACTCAGGACGGTACCTCGGTGAACATCACGCCCACCACCACCACCACGGCCGGCCATGCGCCCAACGTCCCTTTCACGGTGAACTTGGATGCGGGGCAGACCTATCAGGTGCAGGCGCTCAATGGCCTTGCGGACCTTACCGGCACCTTGGTAGAGGGTACTGCTACGAGCGGCCCGTGCCGGCCTTTCGCGGTCTTTGGGGGAAGCATGTGCGCGGTGGTGAACTGTGCGGCATGTGACCATGCGAACGAACAGATGACCCCTGTCAATACATGGGGAACGGCCTTCCATACGGTCCCTTTAGGAAACTTGACCGCATGGGGATACCGCATTCTCGCGAGCGAGGACAACACCTTGGTGACCGTGGACGGCGGAGTTCCGATCAACCTGAACGCCGGGGGATCCCATCAGGTGCTCAACACAGTTCAACCGGTCTGCATCAACGGTGACAAGCCCATCAGCGTCACCCAAATGATGCAAGGCCAGACCTGCGCAGGGATCGGTGATCCCTCCTTGTTGATGTTAATGCCGGACGACCGGATGAGCACCTCCGTCCAGTGGACCACGTTGTTCTCCACACAGTCCGTCATTGGCCACTTCGTCAGCGTGGTGACACCCACCGGTGCGGTCTCACAATTGATGTTGGACGGAAGCCCTGTGTCTGCCGCGATGTTCAGCACCTATCCCGCTTGCGCGGGCATTTCTTACGCCAAGATCTTCATCACGGCCGGCACGCACCGGCTTAGTTCCGCTACCGGGTTCCTGGCCTATGCCTATGGCTTGGCATCCGGCGAGAGCTACATGTACGGTCTCTCCAACAACATGGTAGTCCCGAGCACCCAGGACTCCGTGATCTGCTCGTCTGGCCCCATCACATTGGCCTCGCCGATCGTGTTGGCGAATGCGCAATGGACCACCGCGAGCGACCCCTCCACGGTACTGACCACGGGCAACAGCTATACGTTCACCCCGGACCACAATGATGTCTACCGCGTCGATGGGGAACTTTCACCGAGTGGCTGCCCGAAGCATTTTGAGTTCCAAGTGGGCCTGCCTGTGCAGCCGCAGTTGAACCTCGCCGTGAATGGTGCCGCTACCACTTCAGTCTGTCAGTTCACCTCGGTGCAGCTTAGCACGGGTTCCATCCTTGATGCGCAATGGTTCGACCTGAGCTGGAGCCCCTCGGCCCAGATATCCGACCCCAACATTCCGGACCCTGTGGCCTATCCCAGTGCGGACACATGGTACAAATTGCAGGTATCAAGCCCTGTGGGCTGCGGCTCCGCTGTGGACAGTGTGTTCGTCACCGTGGAGCCCAGCACCATTTTCTCCTTGCGCACCACGGTCTCCGATGACACGATCTGTTCTGGGAACGGCACGGTGCTTCATGCCGAGGTGGAGCGTGTCCTCTTTGCGGATGCTTTTGAAGGCGGTCTGGCACCTTGGTGGGAAAACATGACGGGTGCCAGTGCCAGTGCGGCATGTGGCTCCGTATCGGGCACGGCACTCTATTTCAACGGGGCCGGTTCCCGCCAGGCGACATCTCCTCCGATGGACCTGAGCCATGGGGGCATGGCGCATTTCGCCCTGAAGATCGCTTCGGGTTCCGCCCCCTGCGACGATGCCGATCCAGGAGAGGACGTTGTGCTCGAATACAGTACGAACGGTACTACGTGGACCGTGCTGGCCACCTTCATCGAGAACGCATACCCCTCCTTGACGCAGATGGACGTGGCCGTACCCGCATTGGGCGCCATCGCAGTCAGCACCCGGCTGCGCTGGAGGCAATTGGCGAATTCAGGGGCGGGCCAGGACAACTGGTGCATGGACAATATGCTCATCACCCGGTACGAGGATCCCGTGGAACCGCTCACATGGACCCCTTCGGCCACATTGAGCTCAGGCAACAGCGTGTCACCCACCGCGCACCCGACGAGCGACGTCTGGTACAAGGCGGAAGTGAGCAATGCGTCCGGATGCACCTATGTGGATTCCGTTCGGGTCACGGTGGCGCCCGCCTTCAGCATTCTGCCCATCAGTGATACCACGCGTTGCGGGGTCGCCGGTACCCAGCTACAGGCACAAACAACTTCCGGGTCGGGCATCTCCTGGTCATGGGCACCGGCCACCGGCCTCAATTCCGCCAGCGTTGCGAACCCCGTGGCCACTCCGGCAACGACGACCAACTATACCGTTTCCGCTACAAGCTCCTTGGGTTGCACCGATACGGAGGATGTGATGGTGGGGGTGAGCGGCTTGACCTCGACAACCGCAACAGCCACCGAACTCACCCTCTGTCACGGGGAGCAGGTAGGGCTTTCCACCAACATTGTTTCCACTGCGCCATACTCCATTTCCTGGTCGCCTGCCGGGATCGTTCAAGACCCTATTGCCGCCAATACCACGGCTACGCCCAACGACACGACCACATTCATCTGCACGGTGACGGATACCCAGACCGGATGCGCACAAAGCACGCAAGTAACCGTGAACGTGAACCCGGCCTATTCGGTGGAGCTGACGCATGATACCACGGTCTGCTCGGCATTAGGTATGCAACTGCACATCGCGCACAACCTCACCGCGCCCTATCAGATCAACTGGTCCCCGACCGGTCATTTGAACGCGGACAACATCGCCGCACCGACCATTCTGCTGGACACCACTACAACCTATGTGGTAACCCTGACGGACCAGAACGGTTGTAGCATAGTGGACTCCACCACGATCACCGTGGCCTTTGATAACCTCATCGAGCCCGCGAACGTGAGCGCTTGCGCAGGGCAGTCTTTGGTGCTGAACGCGGGTTTCCCCGGTTCCACCTACGACTGGAACACCAACGAGACCACACAGACCATCTCCGTGACGCAGGCGGGTCAATACACGGCCACGATCACCGATACACATGCTTGCCAAGCGATCATGACCGTCTTCGTCTCGTTCGATCCGTTGCCCGTCGTGGACCTTGGCCCGGATGTGGCCTTATGCGGCGTCACCGAGCATGTGCTCGATGCTGGCAATGCGGGGAACAGTGTGGTGTGGAACACGGGAGCGACCACCGGCCAGATCACCGTCAATGCGACCGGGACCTACAGCGCCACCGTCACCACGCCCGCAGGCTGCCAAGCGGTGGACGCCATGCACATTTCGCTCGACCCTGATCCCGTGGACATGTTGCAGGACGTGACTTCCTGCGAGCTTACGCCCCCGACGTTGAGCGCGGGAAATCCGGGCAGTACCTATCTGTGGAGCACGGCAGAAACATCCGCCGGCATCGTTCCCTTGACCAGCGGAACCTATTCCGTCACGGTGACAACGCCGCAGAACTGCTCCGCTGAATTTGATGCCGTGGTGGTACTGATGCCGAGGGTCTCCGTGGATCTCGGACCGGACCTCGAGCGATGCGCTGGCGAACAGGCGGCACTGGACGCGGGACCAGCCCCCGTCCACTATCTGTGGAACACCGGTGATACCACTTCGGTGTTGATCGTCGATGCCAGCGGCACCTATATCTTGAACGCGACGAACGGTTACTGCACGGACTCCGACACGGCCGTGGTGACCTTCAATCCCGCGCCGGTGGACAACCTTACCGATCAAACCGCATGTATCGGACAAACGACCACGTTCGACGCAGGAAACCCTGGTGCTACCTATGCCTGGAGTTCCGGACAGACAGCTCAGGTGATCACGGTGTCGGCCCATGGCCAGTACGCTGTAACGATCACCGGCGCTAATGGATGCGAGGCCAGCTATGATGCTGATGCGACCTTCGTCAGCCCGCCCGTGGTGGAACTGGGCACGGACTCCGTGCTGTGCTCCGGCGAATGGCTCCTGTTGGACGCGGGCAACCCAGGCCAGACCTATTTGTGGAGCAATGGGGCCACATCGCGCACCATTCCGGTGGGCACTACGGGCACCTATTCCGTGGACGTGAGCAACGGGTATTGCAGCACCTCTGATGAGATCCATGTGATCTTCAACCCTATCCCGGACCGCTTGTCCACGCACCAGTATTTCACCTGTCTGGACGAGGACCCGCACTACGTGGATATCGACGCCGGGAATCCCGGAAGCATTTTTCTGTGGAACGACGGACAAACCACCCCGCTCGTGCATGCGAACGGCTACGGATGGAGAAGCGTGACCATCACCAATGCCTTTGGTTGCTCGTTGACGGACAGTGCGATGGTGAACGAGTTCTGCCGGCCCACGATCTTCATTCCAAACACCTTCACGCCGAACGGTGACGGACGCAACGATGTGTGGCTTCCCGTGGGGAACAACATCGGGGAGTATGAGATGTACGTGTTCGACCGCTGGGGCGGCGTGGTCTTCCATTCCACGGACGTCAACACGGGCTGGGACGGCACCATCAATGGGCAACAGGTGCCGAACGAGGTCTATGCCTTCCGGGTCATTTACCGCCTGATCGAGAATACCGATGGCCATCTCGGATTCGAACAGAGCCGTCTGGGCCACGTGCAGGTGCTGCGCTGA
- a CDS encoding thioredoxin, producing MPTSHALLLAPLLFLFSCTSGQTPGSGATLPAKEFQQKMAELPSAPLLDVRTPEEFSKGHLAHAKNWNWTDGQFKGKVGELDPAQPVFVYCLSGGRSGAAVSLLRSKGFQQVYEMQGGIMKWNAANLPLETEEGVDAPAGMSKTDFEALFNTDKVVLVDFYADWCAPCKRMKPYLDEISKDMADKVTVVRIDADANPALCNALGVEALPVLHVYKNKQLTWQNTGYIGKEQVVQQL from the coding sequence ATGCCCACTTCGCACGCCCTTCTCCTCGCTCCGCTCTTGTTCCTCTTCAGCTGCACCAGCGGCCAAACGCCGGGTTCGGGCGCCACACTTCCTGCAAAGGAATTCCAGCAGAAGATGGCCGAACTGCCCTCGGCACCGCTGCTTGATGTGCGCACGCCGGAGGAGTTTTCCAAGGGCCATTTGGCCCATGCTAAAAACTGGAATTGGACGGATGGCCAGTTCAAGGGAAAGGTCGGGGAGCTGGACCCGGCGCAACCGGTCTTTGTGTACTGCCTCAGCGGCGGTCGCAGCGGCGCAGCCGTGAGCTTGCTCCGCTCAAAGGGCTTCCAGCAGGTGTATGAGATGCAAGGCGGGATCATGAAGTGGAACGCCGCGAACCTGCCGCTGGAAACCGAGGAAGGCGTCGATGCCCCGGCAGGCATGTCAAAAACGGATTTCGAAGCCCTGTTCAACACGGACAAGGTGGTGCTGGTGGATTTCTACGCTGACTGGTGCGCCCCGTGCAAACGGATGAAGCCTTACTTGGACGAGATCAGCAAGGACATGGCCGACAAGGTGACCGTGGTGCGCATCGATGCCGATGCCAACCCTGCCCTATGCAATGCGCTGGGCGTGGAAGCGCTGCCCGTTCTGCACGTGTACAAGAACAAACAACTGACTTGGCAGAACACCGGTTATATCGGCAAAGAGCAGGTGGTGCAGCAATTGTGA